Sequence from the Phragmites australis chromosome 11, lpPhrAust1.1, whole genome shotgun sequence genome:
AGAACCAATACTCCATCCAATCGGTGCTCCACTGGTTGCGATAAGCCTTCACGGGGGTCTCCGATGTCCCATACGGGACAAAAGAAATGCAATCGAAGGAGACCACATGGTCAACGCCGTTGACTATCACCCGCTTCGGCTGGCAATAGGCATAGTGCAGCAAAGCAAAAGTGGCCACGGAGGGGATCGCTCCCTCAACTCTCGAGGCCTAGACGAAGGTGGCAAGGAGGATGAAGGCGTTCAGGGTCAACTGTTGGATTTCTAGTTTGTACCGCTCCAGCATGCTGCCAAGGAAACATCAGTTCTACCGCGAAGAATTTGACAAAGACCACAACTTCGTCGTCAATCAGGATGGGTCTCATCGCACCCAAAGACGTTACCCATGCATCTTCAAGCTAGTGAATCCAACCTCGTCCCACGAGAGAGGCACAAGTATCCTCAATGAATCATGAAGGCACGTTGAGCGTGGTCGAGGGGTGTTTGTCGCTAGACTGCTGGGGAATGTCCTTCACCATGATTTTGAGGGAATGAAGGTGTTCTTCCAAAGGTCCTATGGCGTGGGGGCTAGACCTGTAATCCAAATGTTAACGAAGGGGCGAGAGAAGGCAGAGAAGCGAGAGAGAGTGACAGAACGGGAAAATGAATGAGTTACCACGAGGTGGAGTCCTATTTATACACATCCCCACCTACAAGAGCGAGAAGATCGGGCGTCATGCGAGCAAGAGAACTGAACATCATGCGCGGAAGGCAAATGGCGGCTTGACACCTATCACGACATTTAAGCGCGCCCGATATACAAGGAACCCTCCCAATGGttgaaaaatattattattaataattagttaaatcctatcaagGGTTGACTTCGACTAGCCAAAGGGGGCAACCGAGAGAAGGGGTACCATCATCTAAAGATTCTCGGCTTGAGCCCCCGGAAGTTAGACCTCAACCATGAGGGACCACTATTAGGGGGATGGTACCACGTTAGCCCCCTGTGTGACTTCAGCTGGCCTCAACCAACCCCAAATAGGAAGTAACCGGAAGCACTAACATAATAGTGGAGTTGTTTTGTAGGTATGGAGCTGAAGGAGCCACCGATACGATGCGAGGAACCCAAAGGCCAAGGCCCCGATCTCGAGGAGCTAGGATCACCGAAGGTATTGGTGAGGCTTGAGGAGCCACTTAGGGCGGTGCGAAGGGCACGAAGGAGAAAGCTCCGACCGCGAGGACGAAGGTTGCCGAAGGCGTCAGCGAAGGACGACATGCCACCAGATGCTGAACGAAGGGCTCAGAGGAACGAGGCAGAAAGAAGGTCCGGAGGCAGCCGATCAAGCTGCTGAGGGGCTAACCGACAAGTGTATTGTCCTATGATGATATAGCTTGTAATAATGTAATGACTATAATATGAATTTGGGTGGTTAGAATATAGTATAAATATCCCACCCATTGATGTGATAGTATAAATAATTAGTATGCCAAAAAATACATGTTCATTGTGTTGTGATTTAAATCCCAACAATTCTGTTTATTGAATCACATGAATAGAGACAATTTCGGCAAAAAATACATATTCTGTTTATGGAACTCCACATACGCATTTCATATATGTATTTCATACATATGAATAGAGACAAGTTCGGCAAAAGTTCAAATTTTGCAAGGGTAGAAATggaatgaaaatgaattgataAAAGAGTCATAGAAAAAGTTCTACCACTTACACTTTATAATATTCTAATCAGATTGGATAGTAAAGATTTCTCGTTTTATCTCCTTCCTTTCTATGAAAGGGGGTAAAGTCATAATAATTTGTAAGCATTAGAAAGTTTGATTTAGAATTGCTAGAGATATTATGTAGCCAGACAATGTACACGCGACATCGTACTCACTACCTTCAAAATGAAGTTTTATTCGCAACATTTAACCagtttgcaactttgcaacATCGCTCACAACATCCTCAATAGAATGGCGAAAAAATTCAAAGGAAAAGATGCAAAAGTTTCAGAAAGAAAATGTTACCACACGAATATAAACATTTTCATGAAccaatttgatgaaattatgTACACATGTCAGCGAGATAAGATTCATTTCCAGATGAGAAGCATAGCAATAGCAGCATCCCCCACAAACGACATCCAGGTAGGAGAGAACATGTCCACAGGTGATTTTGGCTGTTCATAGCAACGTTCCCTTTTCGCTATACTGTGATCTTACCTTCCAACAAATGCTAGGTGAACCAACAGCATAGACTTCTAGacctagaaaaaaaataatttatggcCTCAATCAAAATCTTTCCTCACTAAAACGAGCTACCAGAATTCATATAGGCATTTTCACTGTTATCTGTGAGATTGATCCTCGATCATTTGCCGCGGAGTGCTCGACACAATGTGGCCATAAACGAACTCGTTCCATGTGTCAGGCACGCCCGGGAGGCACCAGTGGATGCAGTCCGCGAACTTCCTTGGGTTCGCCTGCTGCTCCTTCGTCAGGAGCTTCCCCTGCCGCAGCGTGTGCACAGAGGTGTGTCCATCCTTACGGATCTCTGACAATGCTGTTATGTTGATGAAATGCACAGGCACCTTCTTCATAGATTCTGTCACACTCTGAGCCGTCCTAAACAGATCCCAGTCCGTGCCCAGCTCCAATGTTTTTGTGTAATTGATTGCCGGCTGTGTCTCAGAGAAGCATTTTATGGCGTTTGGGCTGCCCCAACCTTCACTCCTGCATCAAGCCAATGCCATCAGTGGTCAGGCCCAGCATCCTCAGAGTAGTACATTTGTGCCACAACAATAGCAGAAGGGCATTAAAACTACAAACAATATCACAGCAACCTGCAGTTTGAAACCccagagagagatagagagctTACTGCATATGTACAGGTGACACACTCATGAATAAGACCGTTGTTCTTTTGGGATCTATGTGCTCTTCTACCCATCTAGACCATGTCTTTAGGACCTTCCGGTATGCAACGACACGTTCCATTTCATCGTACTTAACCGGTTTCCTAGAAAAAGATCTGCCACGCCTGTAGTCAAAGTAGCTTGTGTAAGCTTAAGCAAGCATATCCAGAATATCATGATTTCCTAATTACTCATAAGGTTTTGGTCAGATAAACTGTTTTCATTGTTCATGAGTACTGAAGGATTTATGTTTGTAGTTACTCACAAGGTTTTCATATTTGGTGTGTTCATCCACCAAATGTAAGTGTTGAAGATCAAATAGTCCACCCCTTCCCAGTTTGCTGCATGCTTGGCAATAGATGTTGGCTTGATCATGCGGTCACTGATGCTATGAATGTCTGGATCATCTGAGTTTGACTCTACTAGGAACGGAGCCCAATAGAACTCAACTGTTGCATTAAACTCCTGAAATATCTCGTATAAATTATTCATATCAGGATTAACCATAAAGATTCACAAGTGAAAGTTGggggaaaaattaaaaaattcagcATAAACAGATTTCTGAATCTTTTTTATCTTTCTTAATTAATGAGGCTGATAATCTGAATATTTATTACAAATACCATTTTATCAAACTGATTATAGCTAGATCCTCAATGCTGCTCTGTTCTCTAATTTCTATATTGGATCTTGTAGTGTCAGTAACCACTATTTGACGTGCAGATGGAAGTACCTGAAGACGGAACACATTCAGAGAACCATTCTTGACAAGCGACTTTTTGTCCCATGGAGCCTCTGACTGGACCAGGCACACCATGGACTCCCACTGGTTCCGATTCAGTGAATCACCCACAAACATTAGTCTTTTGTTCCTTAGCTTCTCTAGAACCGCCCTAGCTTCAAATCTGTAACAAAATTATCAAACCACCGATTTAATGCTAAAAAAACCATCAGTTCTATGACATATCAATCTGCTTTGGCGATTTTGTTTAGTCCAACATTCACTTGACAAGATCTTTCCAAGTTAGAGTTTCGTTACACTCTGCTTGAACTAGACCGAAGTCTACAGTTTTTCATTAGTGTCTTTTGTACAGTTTGACATCCACACGATTTACAAGGATAATTCAACGCATTTCCAAACCAGGAAGTCCTACATCAAATTCCATGATTCATTGACATGCTGGTGATGTATAaccaaaagatcacaacttccCTCCAACTTGACATATACAAAGATGGACCCATGGGAGAACATTGAGCATGCAACAGACTCACTTGTCATAGAATAGTACAACAGACATGATAGCATGAACGCTACCATGTTTCAGTTCAATACAGAAAAAGTTTCTTTGGTTTCGGTAAGATGCTAGTGTATCTACCAAGTGCATTACCCAAATATATAAA
This genomic interval carries:
- the LOC133884527 gene encoding xylan O-acetyltransferase 5-like, whose protein sequence is MRIPRRKGAAGPLAVGAPSRRAQVAAVFALAVLLGVSVLYDSAHIAASLRRHSGGAAPRAYAKLSSGAATTAAKDEAAVEAGTRAPPVQGAESAATEGTDRTDPHPHQQRQEELEAVAKPGAAAGSSLQEAPLIEEVVEGGARVGEEQPGTCDLYRGRWIYDEARAPLYKESGCGFLTEQVTCMRNGRRDDDYQKWRWQPDGCDLPRFEARAVLEKLRNKRLMFVGDSLNRNQWESMVCLVQSEAPWDKKSLVKNGSLNVFRLQEFNATVEFYWAPFLVESNSDDPDIHSISDRMIKPTSIAKHAANWEGVDYLIFNTYIWWMNTPNMKTLRGRSFSRKPVKYDEMERVVAYRKVLKTWSRWVEEHIDPKRTTVLFMSVSPVHMQSEGWGSPNAIKCFSETQPAINYTKTLELGTDWDLFRTAQSVTESMKKVPVHFINITALSEIRKDGHTSVHTLRQGKLLTKEQQANPRKFADCIHWCLPGVPDTWNEFVYGHIVSSTPRQMIEDQSHR